AACCCGCAAGCCGTTTAAGGAATTGAATAAAAACCGGGCTAAGGAACGGGCCGAATGTTCGTTAGAAAAAACCCCTTGGTTTTGCCCTCGTTCAATGGCTTTACACACGGCTTCTTCTACATCGTGCATAATAGAATTAGCGATAGCGGCTACTTCTTCGTCGCAAGGGGCCATTTCTACGGCCGAATTTACCATAAAACAACCCCGGGCGTGGTTTTCCTGAATAGCCTCGTTTTTTACTAACTCAAAAATATCCCGGAGGTATTGCTCTACATCTTCGGCGGTTTCGGCAGCTTTTATAGTATCGTCAATGCGGTCACGGCGATATTTTTTTAAGGCGCTTACGTACAGCGAATGCTTGTCGCCGTAGGTGTCGTACAAACTGGAACGGCTAATGCCCAGCCGATCCACCAAATCTTGCGCTGAGGTAGCATTGTAGCCTTTTTCCCAGAATAAATTCATTGCTTTGTCTAAAATCAAATCCTCGTCAAATACCTTCGTTCTAGCCATAAAAATATCTTTGTGAGACCATTATATCTCACAAAGATACGTAATCCGGAACGAATGTTCCATATTTTGGCAAAAAAATTAGCTCCGCAACGGGGCGTTTACCGAAGCGCCACTATCGATGGTGTACTCGGCGCCGGAAATAAAGGAAGCATCATCGGATGCCAGAAAAGTTACCAGTTTGGCTACTTCTGCGGGTTGGCCGTAGCGTTTAAATGGCATGCGGCTGCGGATAAACGAGTGAATCTCGTCGCTAGCGAATTGTCCTTGGTAAATGATTGGGGTTTCGGTCATGGCCGGAGCCACGGTGTTAACCCTGATTTTTCTACCGGCCAACTCCAGCGCTGCGGTTTTGCTGTACGCCGTAAGAGCCGCTTTGCTGGCCGAATAAATAGATGTTCCCTGGGCATAGGTAAACGCACTCACAGAGGTCATGTGAATAATGGACGCCCCATCGTTCAGGATAGGAATAAACTTTTCGGTGGTAAAAACCGCGCCTTTAAAATTTATGTCCGCCACGGTATCGAAGGTTTCTTCGGTAATTTGCCCTACTGGTTCTTGCATGGCCACCCCGGCGTTAACAAAAAGCACATCTACCTTGTCGTAAGTAGCTTTTACCTGCTCCACCAGCTTATCTATATCATTTATATTGGCCGCATCCGATCGAATGCCAACAGCATTACTGCCTAATTGCTGAACAGTTTCATCGAGGGTTGCCTGGTTGCGGCCGGTTATCACCACTTTGGCGCCTTGATTGATAAACTCTTGCGCGGTTGCCAGCCCGATTCCGGAATTTCCGCCGGTTACTACGGCTACTTTGTTTTGTAATTTGGTCATTGTTTTAATATTTAATTCTGGAACAAATGTTCCACAAATATCTACAATACGGACCGAACATTCCAAATTAAAATTTTAAAAATTTATAATTATGAAAAAAATGTACAAAATTATTATTGGCTTCACCTTGCTGTTTACCGTAGCTGCGTGCTATATAAGCTAAGCCATTCTTCTTCATCTCCGTCATTCTGTAGAATTCGAAGAATTCCAGAAGAATCTAATCGGTTACCTACTGGTTAGATTCTTCTGGAATGACGGTATTTGATAGTAAGTAAAGTAAAATATACGGCTATTTAATCCGGAAAGAGTTTTCGCTTAACTATAAGGTAGGATTTACCGCTGGTCTCATCAGTTTAGGAATTGGGTTTCTTTTTATTGGACTTATGCAAAAAAGGAAAATTAAATAAACTAGATTTGATTCGATTGATTTCTGCGTACTTAAATTATTAACAAAGCTTTAGCTTAAAAACAAAAAAGCCGGCATAAGCCAGCTTCTTTATTTTCACAGGTAATTAAAATTTTGCCTGGCTAGTACACCAAGGCTATTCAGAATAGGTGAGAATTTTAAAAATTACTTTTTAGCTACTAAATTAAATTTAACGGTAAAGTCGTCGTAAATAGCCTTGTCCGCAATATTCGGGAAGAAGCTCTTAGAGTTGTATTTAATGTCCCACTGGGTACGGTCTAAAGTAGCGGTACCGGTAGCCGAAGCAACCCCATCTTTTACATTAACGGTAGCCGGGAAAGAAATAGGTTTGGTAATTCCTTTTAAAGTTAAATTGCCTTTTACGGTGTAATTAGCCGCACCAGCTTGGGCACCTTTAATGGGAGTTACACTGGTAATTTTGAAAGTACCGGTTGGGTGTTTCTCTGCCGAGAAGAAATCATCGGACTTTAAATGTCCCAGTAATTTTTGTTTGTATTCATCCTCGGTAATGTCTTTGTTGGTAATCGAGTTCATATCAATCACTACATTACCGCCCACAATTTTATTACCGTTTACTAAAATATCGCCTTTAGAGATAGAGATGTTACCGGTATGTTCGCCAGTCACTTTTTTGCCATTCCACTCCAGGTTGCTTTGTGCAGTTTCTACTTTATAGGTAGTAGCAGCCACAGCTACTTTTTTAGCTTTAGGGGTGACAGAGGCCAAAGTTTGCGCGGAACTAACTTGAGCAACAAATAAGCTGGCTACAACAGCAGCCGATAAAAAAAACTTTTTCATAATAATTAAACAGGTTGTGATTTTATAAATTTTTAAATTTTTGAAATACTGTGTTTAAATTAATCCCGGATTTTATCCAGTAAGCGACTGAGCTCCTCGGCTTCGGCCGCCGATATGTTTTGCAAACCTTTAATCTGCGTACCCTCGGCCTCGTCAATTTGCTGCAGTAAGGCCAAGCCTTTGTCAGTTATTAAGATATCTACTGTGCGGCGGTCGTTGGGACACTGGTGCCGGGTTACCAGTTCTTTCGCCTCCAGTTTATCTACAATGCGCGAAGCATTGGATGTTTTATCGAGCATGCGCTCGATGAGTAAGTTTACCGTAGCCGGTTTGGGATACTGCCCCCGTAAAATGCGCAGAATATTAAACTGCGGCAGCGTAATATTATATTTTTTAAAAACCACCGCTTGCTGCTCCTGCAACCAACCCGCCGTAAAAATCAGGTTGATGTATACTTTTTGATACACATCTTTAAAAGTACGTTGCTTAATTTCTTCTTCTATTTTCATATCCTTAACTACGATGCAAATATATGTACATACATTTAATGTTGCAACATATTTTTGAAATTATTTTATTCCGCTCAGAAACCCAAGCAAGATCTTCTTATAAACAGAAATGTAATATCCTGGTTTTAGAACCTGCTGTACATGGCATTAAACTACCTAGTTAGAAGACGCCAACAAGATCGAAACATATAAGAATGAGCCCTACGCAAATAAATTCTTTGCAAAACCCGAACCCACGTTAAAATAAGTTCAGGCCAAGTTAATGTAAAAATAATTGGTTACGCCCAGATGCATTTGGCTAAGACATTTACCTGAATAAACCCTTAGCACTCCAGAAAGCAGTTATTTAGTTAACCTTAAAGCAAGCTGTTCCGTTAAGCCAAACAAGGTTATTATACACAGACTTGAAGATGAAAAAGATAAAAAATGGTTTAATCGCCTTGCTTTTAGCTTTGGTCGGCATGCCGGCCCTGGCGCAAACAACTAACCCGGCCACGAGCAAACCAAACCAAAATACGCCGGCCACTACTGCTTCTCCCACCACTGATAAAAGTGTTTCGCCGAATACCACGAAAGCAACCTCTACCCGTACCGACTCGGTAGTTACGGTTCCGGAAAATGGCACCAGTATAGCTACGGCACCTGGCACCAAAAAGCAAAAAAAACGTTCGAAGCCCACTCCTACGAAAAACAAAAAAACAAACCCTTACTAAGTAAAAGCCTGATAAAAACCCAATTAAGACAAAGCGAAGCCGCTGGGGCAGTGCCGTAGGCTTGAATAACATTTTTTGAAAAGTACAATTATTTAAATTTAACCGGCTTGTTTACTCACCGGATATTAATTAACCTCAAAACCAGTCAATCTTTAAAAATTGCATTAAATCTTTTTTAAATCCTATAAACAAGTGAATTTACGTATTTATCAGGACGAAAATTAGGTATTTTTTTTTCATTTTTAATTTTTAAACCCTCGTAAAAAGAACGTGCATTTCTTACAGATTTTTTAATCAGAAATAAAAAATCCAAATATTAAGAAAGCACATTAAAAATTGGGTTGGGTAATTATACCAGAAAAAGACCATAAACAATGGCTTTTTCAACAGCCCTCTAAAAATTTTTAAGTTTTAATTTTAAAAGCGTACAGTCATGACAAACAAGTTAAAGTTATTACCAGCCGTTGCCTTAGTTTTTGCTTCTTATTTGGCAAATGCGCAAACTACTAGCGGAGGCTCTACAGCCGGGACAACAGGAACAACCACAAGCGGCACTACTGCCGGAACTACAGTGGGCACAACCAGCGGCAGAACTACCGCGGGTACAACCGCCGGAACCACTAGCGGAACTACTACTTTAGGTACAACCAGCGGAACCACCGCGGGTACTACCATTGGCACCACAACTGGCACTACTACTGCTGGTACCACCGTTGGAACTACAGCCGGTACCACCGTTGGCACAACTGCTGGTACTACAGTAGGAACAACTGCCGGTACTACCAGCGGAACTACCTCTAGAACTACAGCTGGTACTACTGTAGGAACTACTTCGGGTACAACTTCCGGCAGAACTACCAGAGGCACCACTACGGGTTCTACTACTGGTACTACCGCTGGCTCCCGGATGGGAACAACTGCAGGTAGTACTACTACCGGCGGTACTACTGCTGGTGGCACTACGGCAGGGGGTACTACGGCAGGCACCGGAACCACATCTGGCACCGGCACTACCAGCGGAACTACTTCTGGTACAGGAACTACTGGCGGTACAACTAGCGGCGGAACTACCGGTGGTAAGTAATAGTTTTTTAACTAAAACTAATTTAAAGAAGAAGAATTTATAGTTTTTTCATAATAGGCGCTAAAAAGCTAACAGACCTTGTCTGTTAGCTTTTTTATTTTCTTTTAAAGCTATATTTATCGGTAGGCTGCCCGCAGTTGCTAGATTTGAGAAATCGAAAATTTTAAAAATTAGCAGTTTTAAGGGTAACGCTTATTAAGCCATGCACTTTTATACATGCACTTTTATAACTAACCGCCAGCTAAAGCTGGCGGGAATGCAGGATTGTAAAGTAAATCAGCGCCACCGTATACTAATTACCCAAGTTGCGGGGACTTTTTTTAAATTATCACAGATGCAAACAGCCTTCTCGTGATTTTACCGGTAAGGGGGCCGTATTGCTCCTGCTCCTGGCAACCAGCTTTGTCTTAATTTAAATACCGAACAGCTTGCATCACATTCTGGTAAATTGCCTGAAATTTAAAAAATCAGTTCCCCGTCTTGTTCCCGGACTAAGCCCAGAGGCTCATCTTTTAAAATTAAGAATCCATCCAGGTCGGCGTACCGGATACCGGCACACAACTGCATTGCTGACCAAATACCTAATGAAGATTCTACCATACAGCCAATCATGGGCTGCAAACCATGTTTTTGCGTTTCCTGCAAAATGCGTAAACCGTTTATATAGCCGCCGGCTTTCATTAACTTCATGTTAACGCCGTGAAACTGATCGCGCAGCACTAAGAAATCCGGTTTATCCGTTACTGATTCATCGGCAAATACAGGCAGCGGGCTGTTCTTTTTTAAATACCGGTATTCTTCAACTTTACTGGCGGGCAAGGGTTGTTCTATAAATAAAACGGGCAAATCTTTTAACTGGCGCATAAAGGCCACTACTTCCTCCGGGTTTTCCCAGGCTTCGTTGCCATCAATAACAAAGGGCCGCCGGCTAACTGCAGCGGTAGCTTGTACCAAGGCCAAAGCATCGGGTTGGTTTACTTTTATTTTTAATACCTGAAACCGGTTTAAATTGTTCAACTGTACAAAATCAGAGATTAACCCGGGCGCCATAATGGGCAACGTATACATCGTGGGCACTTTGGCAGTAAATTTCAGGCCCAAAAACTGGCTCACCGAAATGTTTTGCTGCTGGCAAAGCAAATGCACGTACGCCGACTCGATAGCAAAACGTAAAGCATTAGCCACCGGGTAAAATTTTAAAAAATCCTGCATCGCAGCCATTGAGTTTACCTGCGCCAGGCCATTTTGAACTAAGCTTTTAAACTGCTGCACCAATAATTCAGGCGTCTCGTGGTAGCGGCTATTCGGTGCAGCTTCGCCCAGCCCTTGGCACGCACCGTCTACCACCCGTACAAATAAGTTTGTCTTACTATCCGCTGCATTCCGGGCAATTTTCCAGGTATAGCGCAAGTGCAATTCCTTGGTTTCGAGGTGCCAGTTTAGCATAAAGAGAAATTTTAAAAATCAGGAAGTAAGATATAAATTCTCCGGCATTATTACGTTACTCCCATGCCAAGGCACTTTAAAGTATGCTGTTTAACCACCTGCTTACAAAGGAGCGATAAGCCATTTTCCGGTGAAATCGAAAAATAAGTAATATATTTGTTAACTAATTGAACATAAACTTGCCTTTGGCCACTAAAAATCACCGCAGAAACTTAAATTTTAAAAATCTGGCGGCTTACTGGTTAATACCTTTTTCTTTATGCGCAACTCCCGCTTTGTAGTACTCATACTAATTTCCCTTGCCGTTGCTTTAGGCCTTTCTTTGTTAAACGAATATGGCCATCTGCAAATCTCTCCGGTTATTTTACAGGTTGTCCGGTGGGTAGTAATTGCCATGCTGGTATTTTATGCTTTTCGCAAACGTTCGCTTACCACCTGGATTTTGGTGAGTATGGCCATTGGCGCCGAAATAGGTTACGATTTTCCCACATTCGCCCAAAACTTAAACGTATTAAGCAAAATTTTCTTAAAACTGGTAAAAACCATTATTGCCCCTTTGCTTTTTGGTACGCTGGTGGTGGGTATTGCGGGGCACTCCAACTTAAAACAAGTAGGCAGCATGGGTATTAAAGCCCTGATTTACTTTGAAGTAGTTACTACCCTGGCCTTGTTTATTGGCTTAATTGCGATAAATATTAGTAAGGCCGGCGAAGGCATTCAGTTAAAAGCCCCCGTTACCGAAGAAATAACAAAACCGGCAGCACAGTCGGTATCGGATATTATTCTGCACATTTTCCCGGAAAACATTGCTAAATCGGTAGCCGAGGGCGATGTTTTACAGATTGTTGTGTTCAGTATTTTGTTTGGTATTGCGCTGGCGATGCTTAGCGAGGCCAAACGCCGCCCCATGCTGGATTTTGCCGAAAGTCTTTCGGAAACCATGTTTAAGTTCACCAACATTATTATGCTATTTGCCCCTGTTGCCGTAGGTGCCGCTATTGCTTACACTGTGGGCCACATGGGCTTTGGTATATTGGTAAACTTATTTAAGCTGCTCGCTACACTTTATGTATCGTTGGCGGCTTTTGTATTGTTAGTGCTCCTGCCGGTAGCCTACTTTTTCCGGATTCCGGTTAAAAAATTTGTTGCTGCCATTGCCGAACCGGTTTCCATTGCGTTTGCTACCACCAGTTCCGAGGCAGCCTTGCCCCGGGCCATGGAAGCCATGGAGCGTATTGGCGTACCCCGCAAAATTATTGCTTTTGTTATGCCTATGGGTTATTCTTTTAACCTTGATGGCACTACCTTGTACTTATCGCTGGCTTCTATTTTTGTGGCGCAGGCCGCCGGTATTGATATGCCCTGGGAGCAGCAATTACTTATGGTGTTTACTTTAATGCTTACCAGCAAGGGAGTGGCCGGCGTGCCGCGGGCTTCTTTGGTAATATTATTGGGTACTGCCGCATCGTTTAATTTACCCATTGAGCCTATTTTTATTATTTTGGGCATCGACGAATTAATGGATATGGCCCGCACTGCGGTGAATGTAACGGGCAATTGCCTGGCATCGGCAGTTATTGCCCGTTGGGAAGGCGAGTTCCAGGATAATCCTACGCCGGAACAGGTATTGGTAGAAGAAATTTAAAAACCTCTTTCTCTACCGGCACTTGTAACTTCCGGAGGTTCTATTTATTGATTTTGAATTTTTAAAAATTTAAAAAATGGATCCTTTACTTGCCCGCTTAGCTACTTCCGGTACTAAATCGCCCGATTTGGTAAAGCAAGTAGTGCAGGAGGTTGGCGATAACCCGGAGAAATTTCAGGTTTTTATGGAGGCTATGCTGCACCCGGATACCGGGACTGATTTGGCGCGCCGCGCCGCCGGTATCGCCGAG
The sequence above is a segment of the Adhaeribacter swui genome. Coding sequences within it:
- a CDS encoding TetR/AcrR family transcriptional regulator yields the protein MARTKVFDEDLILDKAMNLFWEKGYNATSAQDLVDRLGISRSSLYDTYGDKHSLYVSALKKYRRDRIDDTIKAAETAEDVEQYLRDIFELVKNEAIQENHARGCFMVNSAVEMAPCDEEVAAIANSIMHDVEEAVCKAIERGQNQGVFSNEHSARSLARFLFNSLNGLRVTVKFDANKQAFDDIVNVCLSALKC
- a CDS encoding SDR family oxidoreductase; translated protein: MTKLQNKVAVVTGGNSGIGLATAQEFINQGAKVVITGRNQATLDETVQQLGSNAVGIRSDAANINDIDKLVEQVKATYDKVDVLFVNAGVAMQEPVGQITEETFDTVADINFKGAVFTTEKFIPILNDGASIIHMTSVSAFTYAQGTSIYSASKAALTAYSKTAALELAGRKIRVNTVAPAMTETPIIYQGQFASDEIHSFIRSRMPFKRYGQPAEVAKLVTFLASDDASFISGAEYTIDSGASVNAPLRS
- a CDS encoding YceI family protein, which translates into the protein MKKFFLSAAVVASLFVAQVSSAQTLASVTPKAKKVAVAATTYKVETAQSNLEWNGKKVTGEHTGNISISKGDILVNGNKIVGGNVVIDMNSITNKDITEDEYKQKLLGHLKSDDFFSAEKHPTGTFKITSVTPIKGAQAGAANYTVKGNLTLKGITKPISFPATVNVKDGVASATGTATLDRTQWDIKYNSKSFFPNIADKAIYDDFTVKFNLVAKK
- a CDS encoding MarR family winged helix-turn-helix transcriptional regulator; translation: MKIEEEIKQRTFKDVYQKVYINLIFTAGWLQEQQAVVFKKYNITLPQFNILRILRGQYPKPATVNLLIERMLDKTSNASRIVDKLEAKELVTRHQCPNDRRTVDILITDKGLALLQQIDEAEGTQIKGLQNISAAEAEELSRLLDKIRD
- a CDS encoding dipeptide epimerase codes for the protein MLNWHLETKELHLRYTWKIARNAADSKTNLFVRVVDGACQGLGEAAPNSRYHETPELLVQQFKSLVQNGLAQVNSMAAMQDFLKFYPVANALRFAIESAYVHLLCQQQNISVSQFLGLKFTAKVPTMYTLPIMAPGLISDFVQLNNLNRFQVLKIKVNQPDALALVQATAAVSRRPFVIDGNEAWENPEEVVAFMRQLKDLPVLFIEQPLPASKVEEYRYLKKNSPLPVFADESVTDKPDFLVLRDQFHGVNMKLMKAGGYINGLRILQETQKHGLQPMIGCMVESSLGIWSAMQLCAGIRYADLDGFLILKDEPLGLVREQDGELIF
- a CDS encoding dicarboxylate/amino acid:cation symporter, which encodes MRNSRFVVLILISLAVALGLSLLNEYGHLQISPVILQVVRWVVIAMLVFYAFRKRSLTTWILVSMAIGAEIGYDFPTFAQNLNVLSKIFLKLVKTIIAPLLFGTLVVGIAGHSNLKQVGSMGIKALIYFEVVTTLALFIGLIAINISKAGEGIQLKAPVTEEITKPAAQSVSDIILHIFPENIAKSVAEGDVLQIVVFSILFGIALAMLSEAKRRPMLDFAESLSETMFKFTNIIMLFAPVAVGAAIAYTVGHMGFGILVNLFKLLATLYVSLAAFVLLVLLPVAYFFRIPVKKFVAAIAEPVSIAFATTSSEAALPRAMEAMERIGVPRKIIAFVMPMGYSFNLDGTTLYLSLASIFVAQAAGIDMPWEQQLLMVFTLMLTSKGVAGVPRASLVILLGTAASFNLPIEPIFIILGIDELMDMARTAVNVTGNCLASAVIARWEGEFQDNPTPEQVLVEEI